In Halogranum gelatinilyticum, the DNA window GACGCTCGCGCTCGTCCTCGCCGTGAACCTCCTCTGTGTCCTCGCGTTCGCGTTCCTCCTCCGCCCGTGGCTGGTACCGCTGACGACGGGGCTGACCGCCTCGCTCCCACCGCTGGCGGCGCGGGTCGCCGAGTGGACGCTCCTCGTCGCCCCCCTGCTCGGACTGGCACTCTGGCTCCAACTGCGCTACGCCCGCCGGGAACTGCTCGCCGAGGTGGACGCGACCGAAGCGACTCGAGAAACGCATCCCGAACTCGTGACGCGACTGACCCGCCTCGCCAGCCAGATGGACGTCCGGCCGCCGACCGCGGCCGTCGTCGACTCACCGGTCCCGAACAGCTTCACCGTCGGCGGGCCGCGTGACGCCACGGTCGTCGTCTCGACCGGCCTACTCGATGCACTCTCTGGCGACGAACTCGACGCCGTGCTCGCGCACGAACTCGCGCACGTCGGGAACAACGACGCCGCGATTCTGACGCTCGCCTCCTTTCTCCCCGCGCTCTCGAACGGCGACTACGCGGTCTTCGACCGCCTCGATGCTCGGCTGGGCGGCGCGTCGACGCTCCTCTTCGGCGTCGGTCTCGTCGTCGCCTACGGCCTGAGCCTGCCGCATCTGCCGGGCACGCCGTTCGGCATCACCTCGCTCGTCAGCTTCGCGCTGACGGCGACGCTGACGGTCCTGCTCGGCGGGGTCGCACTCGGCCTGCTCTCCTCGCCCGTGGTCTTCCTCTCGCGGCGGCTCTCGCGACGGCGCGAACTCGTCGCGGACCACGCTGGCGCGCAGGCGACGGGCAACCCCGCCGCGATGGTCAGTGCCCTGCGACGGCTGGACGGCGGCGACGAGCGACCCACGGGTGACCTCCGGGCGACCGAGACCGTTCGGGGACTGTGTTTCCTCCCGCACGGCTTCGACACGGAGCGCGACGACGAGTTCCGCGTCTCGACGCGCTCGCATCCGTCGCTGGCGGAGCGAATCGAGAATCTGCGGTCGTTGACGGCGTCGGTGTGACGGTAGCTCGGGGACGCCAGTCTCACATTCCACCGTGGCGCGTGGCTTCGCGCTGTCTCGTCAGCGCGAAGCCACTCGCGCGAGGGATGAGTGAACGAACGGAGTGAGTGAGCGAATCGGCTGGGGAGGGTGTGGCTGTTGCGGGCGGGACTGAAAGGGGACGCGCTGTCGGCGAAGCACGGGGACGTAAGCACCACAGGAGTGAGCGGAGCGAGTGACGAGGAGCGCGACGACCCGCGCGAGTCGACAGCGCGTGGGCTTTCTGGAGATTCACTGGATTACCTGTGACAGCACTCACGAAACCACGAACAAGAACAAACGAAGCAGCAACTAGTTCGTCGTCGAGTTCGGCGTCCCCCCCGACTCGGGGGTTTCGACACCTTCGACGGCTTCGACGTTCTCCGTCTCTTTCGGCGTGTCGACGTGCCAGCGGTCGATCTCGTCCTCGTACTCGCCGAGACGACGGCTGACCTCCTCTTTCATCGTGTCGTCGTTGACGTTGACCTCGAAGATGAACGTCGGCTCGCCCTCGCCGCGGGTGGACTTCTGGATGTTGGCACTGACGAGTTCGTTGTCGAAGTAGTAGGGCGCGAGCTGCGTCATGACCTTCCGGTAGACCGTCCCCTCGACGGCGCGGATGGCCTTGCGGCCCGCCGAGTCGGCGGCGCGGGCGACGTGGTCGATGGAGTCCTTCCACGAGTCGAGCGCGCCCTCGTTGTCACCCTCGCCGACCTTCTCGTAGGACTCCGAAATCTTCTCGCCCGCGGTCTGGAGGTCCTCGTCGGGGCCCTTGCCCGCTTTTTCACCCTCGCCCTCGCCGACGACGGCCTGTTCTGCGGTCTTCTCGTTGACGTCCTCGCTGAGACGTTCGTGTGCCTTCGGTCGCCACTCGTCCCAGTCGGTGAAGGGCGACCCGTCGGCACCTGCGTCACGGAGCGCGCGAGTGATCCGCTCGCCGTGTTCGACGACGTCGCCCCACGACCCACGCTGCTTGAAGCCGGAGATACTCTCTTCCATCGCGTTAGCTGTGACTACAGTGAGCCAACCTATAAAGCGTGACCGGCCGCGAGGCCGTGTGTGAGCGGCTATCGGTCATGTGAACATCTCTCGTGGTTTTGGATGGGTTACCGTCCGTAGGTGAGCTGCGTCGCGACATCGTCGAGACGACGCTTGACGCCGCCGAGCCACGCTCCCGGCGACAGCTTCCGGAGGTCGGCGTCGTCGACCTCGATACGCGCGGTCCCGAAAGGGTCGCGGTCGGTACTCGTCTCGTCGTCTCCGTCGCCGTCGCCCGTGACGCCGACGACCGACGACATCGCACACCGCCCGCAGTGTTCGGTCTGCTTTCCCATGTGTCTGTCTCGCACGGACGTTGGGGCAGGAGCCAATTAAGCGTTATCGTCCGTGAAGGTTTCCCGACGGACTTTTGTGTGGGTACTGCTGTCTCACCACGTATGGGTTATCGAGTCGTCGACACCGACGCAGTCGAGCCGGCGCCGGACCGCCCCTGCGAGCAGCGGGCACTCTCCGAAGCGGCTGGACTGACACAGATGGCTGTCAACCGCTTCGTCGCCGAACCGGGCGAGCAGATTCCGTTGGCCTACCACTACCACGACGAGCAGGAGGAGGTCTTCTACGTCCTCTCGGGGACGCTCCACGTCGAGACGCCCGAGGAGACCTACACGGTCGAGGCCGACCAGCTCTTCGCCGTCGAGCCGGGCAGCCCCCAGCGGGCGTTCAATCCCGAGGAGGCCGAGGAGCCGGTCGCCGTCGTCGCCGTCGGCGCGCCACCGGCGGCGGACGACGCCCACGCCTACGATCCGGACGCATGAGCGCGGAGAAGGGCGGAGACGGACGGGTCACCGACGCCGACGAGAGTCGTACCGACGGCGAGAGCGGACGGACCGCTGACGCCGACGACGCGCCAGCCACTGACACCGACGCCGAAGCCGACGGCCGACAGGTCGTCGAGGTCGACGGCCGCGAGTACGAGCTGCCCGAGGACGTCCCCGAGTGGGACGACGAGTATCTCGACCGCGTCGGCGCGAACCTGATGTTCAACTTCGATCTGGAGAGGGACTTCCGCGTCGACGGCGAGACCTTCGACCTCTACGGCGAACTCCGGATGGACAGCCACAAGCAGTTTCTCACCTCCGCACTCTCCTACGGCCACCAGAAGGAACGGCACCATCTCTTCGCCCGCCGGATTGCTGGAAGCGTGACCGTCCGCGACCTCGAACGGCTGGCCGACCTCGGCCACGACGTCGCCGACGACTGGATCGACGCGAACGAGGAACACTACGGCACGGAGTTCACCTTCGTCGTCGTCGCCCCCGACATCCCCGACGAGGTCCGCTCGTTCGTCGCGGGGTTCCAAGACCGGAACCTCATCAAGTACGGCTACTACGGCCACTACGAACTCAACCTCGCCGTCGTCGCGCCCGACGTGGAGGACGTTGTCGCGAGCCGCAACGCCGACCCCGCCCGCGCGTTCGTCCTGTGGGACGAAGACCCGCTCGACCGACCGGGGTTGCTCGGACGGCTCCTCCGGCGACTGAAGCGCTGACCGCTCGCTTCTCACCGACGCTACCGTCCACACTCGACACGAGAACGGTGTGCCGCGGGCAGGACGAGACTATCGCTCGCGGGCAAAGCAACGCGCGCTCCGAGCGAGGCGGAAAACAGCGACGTTCGAGTGGAAACGGAGGGGTTCAGTCGTCGCGCGGTTCGCCGCCGTCGGTGGCGACGGCACCGAGACTTCCGCGCACGTCGCGCAGGTTCTTGTACCCCATCCAGACGATAGAGGAGGCGAGATAGACCATCGCGAGTGCGATGAGCGACTGGATGGCGAAGGAGACCGCTTCGAGGGTGGACCCTTCACCGAGTGCCGTTATCGCCGCCAGCGGTGTGCGGTACAGGCCGATCCAGAGCAACGCGGAGAGCGTCACCGCCAGCATGATGGCCATCGGGACGCCCGTCGAGATGAGCTGCTTCGAGTCATTCCAGTTAGCCAGCCACAGCGTCGCCGACAGCAGGGCGAGCGCGGCGAGCGTCTGGTTCGCACCGCCGAAGAGCGGCCACAGGCTGCTCCAGGTGCCGGAGGCGACGAGCACGTAGCCGCCGAGACACTGGACACCGGCGTTGACGTAGCGGTTCGTCGCCGTCTCTTGGACGCTGGTCTCGGGCACGCCGACGATTTCGTCGAACATGTAGCGTCCCAGACGGACGGCGGTGTCCGTCGAAGTGAGCAGGAAGCTCACGAAGACGAGCCCGATGAAGGCCGCACCGGCCGCCGGTGGGATGGTGAAGCCGAGCGAACTGGAGCCCGCAGAGAGCATGATGGCACCGCCGGTCGGGAAGTTCGCGAGCGCGCCGACGACGCCGGAGGAGAACTCCGAGACGCCGACGAGCGCGAACGCACCGACCGCCGTCGTCGCGAGCAGCCCCTCACCGAGCATCGCACCGTAGCCGATGGCACGGGCGTCGGTCTCGTTGTTGAGCTGCTTGGCCGTCGTCCCCGACGACACCAGCGAGTGGAAGCCACTGATGGTCCCACAGGCGATGGTGACGAACAGGAAGGGGAAGATGGGGCCGAGCGAGCTGGTGAAGCCCTTGAACGCCGCGGTGTTCGTCGTCAGTGCCGAGTAGCTCGTCCCGTCGACCGTGACCGAGCTGAAGCCGAGCACCGTGCCGACGATGACCGCGAGGAGCATCCCGCCGACGCCCGCGTAGAGCAGACTCGACGTGAGGAAGTCACGCGGCTGGAGCAGGACCCAGACGGGGAGAACGCTGGCGATGAAGCCGTAGATGACGACGACCGGCACCCACGCGGCGACGTTCGCGCCGAACGCACCGGCGAGCGGGAGCCAGCTCCACGTCGCCGCGGCTCCGAGCAGTCCGCTCTCGCCGACGAGGACGATGGGATACTCCAGGCCAACCCAGACCCCGGCGAAGACCATCGCCACGAAGGCGATGGCACCGGGCAGGAACGGCAGATTGAGCTGGTAGAGATAGATCCCGAACGCCAGGGCGAGCCCCATGTAGATGAGGCTCGCCGTCGCCGACGACGGGAAGGCGTTGAAGACGACCGCCACCACCAGTGCGAACACGGCGATGACGAGGATGATCGTCAGGAACGCGAACCACAACAGCATGTTCTTCCCGCGCTCGCCGACGTACTCGCCGATGATGTAGCCGATTGACTTCCCCTCGTGGCGGACCGACGCCGAGAGGGACATGAAGTCGTGAACCGCCCCAAAGAGGGGATTCCCGATGGCGATCCAGAGAATCGCCGGCAGCCAGCCGAAGGCCGCCGCGGCCGTGATGGGACCGACGATGGGTGCCCCGCCCGCGATACTCGAATAGTGATGCCCCAGAAGAACGGACTTCTTGGCCGGAACGTACTCCTGCCCGTCTTCGTACTTGTGTGCCGGTGTCTCTGCGTCCTCGTCGAGTTCCACGAACTGTGCGAGGTAGCGCGAATACGCGACATACCCCACCGTGAACGTGACGAGTGACAGCACGACCAGCACGGCAACCTGTACCATGTGTGTGAACCTCATTAACAGTCATGGAAAATGGCTCACTTAAACGTTAGGAAATACCTCGTTGATAATTAGTGAGAAATCAGCAATGAATTCCCGACAGAGCCCCGCTGTCGACGGATTACAGGATTCCGAATATTCATCTATAGAATATCCGTCACGAAACGTTCGGTGAATACTTTGTGGTGGCCGGGACGCTCAGACCGCGTCGGCTTCGACGACCACGTCGATACCGAGTTCCTCGGCCACGTCGGCGAGGAAGTCGCCCTTGACCTCGGCGACCCGGAGGCGAATCTCGGCGACGACGGGCGTCTCGAAGTCCTCGCGGAGTTCCCGCAGGCGTTCACGCTCCGTGGCGACACGCTGACGGAGGAACTGCGCGCCGACGCCCTCCTCGTCGGGACCGGGTTCCGGCGAGAGTTTGTTGACGACGAGTCCCCGCACGTCCAGCCCGTAGTCGTCGAGTCCGTCGACCGCCCGTCGCGTCTCGCGGAGCGACAGCTCGTCGGGGTTGACGACGAGGAAGAACGCCGCCTCGTTGCGCAGGACGTCGCCCGCGAACTCGAACTGCTCCTTTCGGGCCTCCAGGCGGGCGATGATGGGGTCGCCGTCCATCATCCGCCGGGGTTCGTTGTTGCCGATGGCGGCGCGCTCGAACAGTTTGACGCTCTGTTTGCGCTTGGCGAGCAGGCGGTCGATCCAGCCTTCGAGGAACTCCGGTAAGGAGAGCAGTCGCAGGGTCCCGCCCGTCGGCGACGTGTCGAAGACGACGCGGTCGTACTCCTCGGAATTCCGCATCACGTCGATAAACCGGTCGAACAGTGCGGCCTCGTACGCGCCGGGCGTCTGGTGGGCCATCTCGATCTGGCGGTCGACCTCGTTGACCATCGCCGCGCTCACCTGGTCGCCCATGGCGCGTTTGGTCTCCATCAGATGGCGTTCGACCTCGTCGTCGGGGTCGATCTCCATCGCCCAGAGCCCCTCGACGCCGTCGACGGCCTGGGGGGTGTCGGAGAACTGCTGGTCGAAGACGTCGGAGGTGCTGTGCGCCGGGTCGGTCGACACGACGAGCGTGTCGAGACCGGCGTTCGCGCACTTGAGCGCGTAGGCACTGGAGACGGTGGTCTTGCCGACCCCACCCTTGCCGCCGAAGAAGACGAACTTGCGCATCAGAAGTGGTACTGTTCGCCCTTGCGTTCGAGCAGCGACCCGCGGTCCCACATCCGCCGCTCCCACGCCTCGAACTCGTCTTCGAGGTAGGGGAGCAGTTCGGCGGTGTAGTAGGAGACGGGACTCGGGATACCGAAGGCGTCGGGGAAACACGCGAGCATGAAGGTGTCTTCGATGTCCTCGGCCTCCTGCTCGATCTTCTCGTAGGCCGGATGCGAGATCATCCCGTGGTAGAGTCCGCGGAGCCACTCGTCGAGGACGCGACGAAACTCCTCGATGCGGTCTGCGAGTGTCATATGGTGACAACCTCCTAGTCTCGCGGGCAAAAGGGTATCGTTCAGTGTTCTTCGTGCACAATCGGCGGCGAAGTACTGTCGGCTGTACTGTCGCGGCACGATTCGGCACATTTCGTGCCGAACGTGCCAATAGCGCACATCCAACAGTATAATACCGAGTATCGA includes these proteins:
- a CDS encoding M48 family metallopeptidase, which gives rise to MSSDTALTLRMAGTLALVLAVNLLCVLAFAFLLRPWLVPLTTGLTASLPPLAARVAEWTLLVAPLLGLALWLQLRYARRELLAEVDATEATRETHPELVTRLTRLASQMDVRPPTAAVVDSPVPNSFTVGGPRDATVVVSTGLLDALSGDELDAVLAHELAHVGNNDAAILTLASFLPALSNGDYAVFDRLDARLGGASTLLFGVGLVVAYGLSLPHLPGTPFGITSLVSFALTATLTVLLGGVALGLLSSPVVFLSRRLSRRRELVADHAGAQATGNPAAMVSALRRLDGGDERPTGDLRATETVRGLCFLPHGFDTERDDEFRVSTRSHPSLAERIENLRSLTASV
- a CDS encoding DUF5828 family protein; protein product: MEESISGFKQRGSWGDVVEHGERITRALRDAGADGSPFTDWDEWRPKAHERLSEDVNEKTAEQAVVGEGEGEKAGKGPDEDLQTAGEKISESYEKVGEGDNEGALDSWKDSIDHVARAADSAGRKAIRAVEGTVYRKVMTQLAPYYFDNELVSANIQKSTRGEGEPTFIFEVNVNDDTMKEEVSRRLGEYEDEIDRWHVDTPKETENVEAVEGVETPESGGTPNSTTN
- a CDS encoding cupin domain-containing protein, with protein sequence MGYRVVDTDAVEPAPDRPCEQRALSEAAGLTQMAVNRFVAEPGEQIPLAYHYHDEQEEVFYVLSGTLHVETPEETYTVEADQLFAVEPGSPQRAFNPEEAEEPVAVVAVGAPPAADDAHAYDPDA
- a CDS encoding carbon starvation CstA family protein, which encodes MVQVAVLVVLSLVTFTVGYVAYSRYLAQFVELDEDAETPAHKYEDGQEYVPAKKSVLLGHHYSSIAGGAPIVGPITAAAAFGWLPAILWIAIGNPLFGAVHDFMSLSASVRHEGKSIGYIIGEYVGERGKNMLLWFAFLTIILVIAVFALVVAVVFNAFPSSATASLIYMGLALAFGIYLYQLNLPFLPGAIAFVAMVFAGVWVGLEYPIVLVGESGLLGAAATWSWLPLAGAFGANVAAWVPVVVIYGFIASVLPVWVLLQPRDFLTSSLLYAGVGGMLLAVIVGTVLGFSSVTVDGTSYSALTTNTAAFKGFTSSLGPIFPFLFVTIACGTISGFHSLVSSGTTAKQLNNETDARAIGYGAMLGEGLLATTAVGAFALVGVSEFSSGVVGALANFPTGGAIMLSAGSSSLGFTIPPAAGAAFIGLVFVSFLLTSTDTAVRLGRYMFDEIVGVPETSVQETATNRYVNAGVQCLGGYVLVASGTWSSLWPLFGGANQTLAALALLSATLWLANWNDSKQLISTGVPMAIMLAVTLSALLWIGLYRTPLAAITALGEGSTLEAVSFAIQSLIALAMVYLASSIVWMGYKNLRDVRGSLGAVATDGGEPRDD
- a CDS encoding ArsA family ATPase, with product MRKFVFFGGKGGVGKTTVSSAYALKCANAGLDTLVVSTDPAHSTSDVFDQQFSDTPQAVDGVEGLWAMEIDPDDEVERHLMETKRAMGDQVSAAMVNEVDRQIEMAHQTPGAYEAALFDRFIDVMRNSEEYDRVVFDTSPTGGTLRLLSLPEFLEGWIDRLLAKRKQSVKLFERAAIGNNEPRRMMDGDPIIARLEARKEQFEFAGDVLRNEAAFFLVVNPDELSLRETRRAVDGLDDYGLDVRGLVVNKLSPEPGPDEEGVGAQFLRQRVATERERLRELREDFETPVVAEIRLRVAEVKGDFLADVAEELGIDVVVEADAV